Below is a genomic region from Seriola aureovittata isolate HTS-2021-v1 ecotype China chromosome 23, ASM2101889v1, whole genome shotgun sequence.
AACAAGACAGCAGTAGCTTGCTTGTTGTTGGTGTAAAAATGTCGGAAGTCAGCACACTGGTCTGAGAGCTCAGGTGAATCATACTTTACTCAAATCTACCTTCTTTCCTACCTGATCTGAACGCACCACAGGTGAACACCAGAGGGGCTTAACAGCAAGTTATATCACTTCCTTTTAGGtgaaaatggacaaaaataaagaaatgtgttCACAAAATTCACacaatttacattaaaaaaaattacgcACACTGACACAAGAGCAAATAAGATAAACCCAGATCTGATATTTGCATAAGAtctcaattttcatttttgcatctCGGTATATTGCACTGAAATCTCTTTGTCGGTTGAAGTAAGGCTTTGTAGTCACTCTGTAagggtgtttgtgtttgtgcatataaagacacaacaggaaaacaagatCATTTTCACCATCAAAGTTTCAGCTGTAGCagtaagaaaaaacagattaaaacaaacCTCTGCCTATAGATGCACAATAACACAACAGGAGAGACAAATAtatgtgaaaaacacacatccagttttgtttggtgtgtgtgaaaTCGAGccattaaattatattttgactttacTCTCTTAAAGTTTTAATTGTTGAAACAAACTGTCTAGTTCCCAAAAAGGAGACACTTTTGGAGAAACAAAAAGGGGATTGTTtgataaagcaaaaaaataggGATTAAGTTAAGTAGTTAAAACATGTCTccaaatgaaaataagaatttCCATAACATAGTAAAGCACATTTGGGCCTCAGGGATTAAAGTCATCCTGTCttttgtaatattaatattttaaatgacatcTTTTAAATTGATCATACTGACCTTTAGCCCaagcagctagctagctagcagctTACTAGCTAGCAGCTTACTAGCTTGCCTAAAGtcaagcagcagctgtttttttgttgttgttgttgtttttttaaagtctaattaaatgtaaaatcacattaaagTGAGACCATGTAATTAATCCAGTAATTATCACCACAGTAGCTGCTGTTCAACAAACGTTACCTTAGTctcactttaatgttttttatttttatgctagTGTTATGCATCAAGTTTCCCTTCCTGAGTAGGAGGTTGATTTAAAAAAGCTGGAATAAGGTCGtctgcatttttaaataaaatgattaaataaccaaatatcttcttttttttcttttcttttcttttttttccatatcaaGAAATAAGTGCAAGGATTTCAGAAAACAATGTAGAAAACTATTTGCACTGATCCCACAAATAtatagaaaactgaaaatgatttatCTTCAAAATAATCTCcatcaaattattttcattagcatAAATATCCATATACACATGgggaaaacatcaaaatattcaAGTGCTGCCAggtatgtatatatagatatatatatatatatatatatacatagtgTACAAATCtatgcataaaaacaatataatttacTCACACCTGTTGTGTTACTCCTCAAGAAGTAACATAATTTGTGTTGCATGTTTTGTGCTTGTACTTTTAGGACCTTAACAAGCCCTCAGTCTACTGCTACTCTGCTGCTGGCCACTTAGCAGCTCCTTTGACAAGTTTTCAGCAGTGCCTTGCTCAGAGGTACATCGATGGCAGATTCTCAGAGAGCTAGACACTCCCATTACTCCTCTGCAGAACAGTCCAGTGCGATGCTGTGCTCCTGGGCGATGGCGGCTAGCTCCTTGAGGAACTCGGCGTACAGGACGATGGCGAACACTCGGCTCTTGGCCTGGGGGGGGATCGGAGGGCAGGGCGGCAAGACGCCAAGAGGAGGCAAAGCCAGGGCGTTCCTCACAGAACCATTAGGAAGAGAAGGGTCCAGGATGATGTCGCCGTGTTGAGACTCAAGGCACTCTGAGGAACGTGAGGAAATACGATAGTAAAGGTAAATCAATCTGCTTCAATCAAAGTGTTTGACAGATCGTCAATTTATGCATCTGTCTTTTCTAATTCACGTCCACTTTATGCAGAAATTCATCATGTTAACTACAACATCATATCAATACTGCTGCTGTAACTTTATCTAACATTACTACTggtactactgatactactgctACCTTTGTAGTACTACCATTACTGCAGCTACTTAACTAAGCCACTAAAACCATCAACGGCTGGGCTCAATATAATGTTTGAGGGTGTTAACGTGTGTGTTCGTTAACCTCTAAACTTGCTGTCCTGGTCTTTAGCCAACAAGAACCTCCAGGCCTGAGTGACCAGTGCCGGATAGTCTGGTCTGGCAGCCACGTAGCGCTCAATCTGAGCGTGCACCGACAACAACACCTACGACAGACAAACGCAGGAATAAAAGTATTATCTTCTAGACGCgtgaaacaatgaaatacaataacAACTCAGACATATacgatgtgtgtgtttggacgtTACCTGATACAGCGTGCGTACGTTGGGCTGGTTGTGTGTCGTGTCTGTGCTGAGCAGGAAGGATCTCAGCAGAGGTTGTGGGTACGACGCCAGCTGGGCCAGGATGCCTGTCACCAGCAGGTTTACTGCAATGGAGTTTTCCAGAAGGTTCTCGAGCCGGGACAACAGGACGCTTATGAACGGACCTGTAAAGGGAACTCCGTGTCTACTGCTGCCTTTCTTACCGCTGCTCCccgtctcctctccttcctcttcctcgtcttcctcctccatcgcctcctcctctccttcctcctctccgtcATCCCACGAGGAGCCGAAACCTAATTCTTTGCCGagtccctcttcctcctcttccagtTTTTGCCTCAGCGCTCGGACCCGCTTCCTAAATGTGCCGATGTTGTCTGTGATGTCGTCACAGTCTGGCTCCACCCCAAAAGAGAGCATGAGTTCATGGTACTGGGACAGGAAGTCGTCGTTCTTAGCGACTTTGTTACCGGGTAGATTTGTAGGCTTGGCCTTGGTTGCAGAAACCACAGGGTCAGATTGATGATGGCCATTGGGTAGAGTGTTTGTCACTGAACACGGTTTGGGAcgttgtgtgttgtggtgtaCATGCTGTTGGTGCGTTGTTTGCTTGTGATTGACAACAGTTGCGAAGTCACTCACGTTGCAGCTTTTCTTAAATACCTGGGCGTCTTCATCAGCGTCATCACATTCTTCGATGATGTGATTCTTTCCATTAAACCCATTGGTGAAAACTCGATTTCCCTTCAGCTCCACTTGTACATCTGtcctgtttttttcatcttcttcttcctccttccttctccctaTCTCCTTTCCACAGTCCTCACTCCACCTCACTTCCTTCCCATAATCTTCACTCCTacttctttcttccttccctccatcctcactcctcctccttgACGTCATAATACTGTTAACCGTTTCCATTACCGTCCTCCCTGTTGTCGTTAACATTGTTGTTATTGTCGCTGTCGACACTCCCGTCGACACTCGCTGACCGTTTGAGGTGCTTCCTCCACGTGCCCTTCGATTTGCGGCCATGAGTCGCTCCAAAAGGGCCGCCTTTGTGTCTTTCTGGGCAACTAGATCGTAAACCAAGACGTCGTCCTCAAACTCGGATTCTTCTACATACGAGCCATGCACCAACTTGATTGCACTGCGTCGCATTTCCTGGATGTGttgaggaggtagaggaggggGGGCCGTCACGCCGCCATTTGCTAGCCCTGTGTTTATCAACGCCGACGAAGAGGGATCGTCATCTGCAAAAATGTCGTCCCACTCCAGCTCCAGGGCCGAACTGGCTCTCCCTGCCTGGTTGCCCATGGAGATAGTatctgaggaggagggggtgggggagaggGCCGAGGGGGGAGGAGTGATCACCAAAGAGGAGATGGAGTCGCTCTTGACTCGCTGTACAatttcttcctcatcttccACGTCGTCCCCTGGTGTGTCCGATTGGTACTCCTCAGACGAAGGGTTGATCCCGTCATACGGGGCTGACCACAGCCGACATGCCCTGCCGGAAAACAAAACCCGTCAGAGCTCAAGATGTTGGACATATAAATAATCTTTTACTGGGTTATTCCCCAAAATGAGAGATTAGGATCATCAGATCACCAGATCTCTTGCTTTTAAACCACTAGCAGAATGGCAACATCTGGCTATTTATCTATCTGTCGGTCAGTTCACCTCTTTgctccaaactgaaatatctcaacaactattgaatggattgcaGAGAAATGTGGTACACATATTCATAGTTcccacaggatgaatcctaatggtTTTTGTCATCCTCTGACTATTCCTCTAGttccaccatgaggttgacattttggatttttagtgaaatatcacaacaaATGTAGAACAGATTGCCACGAGCcttagctgtactttgtgtgaattagtaaatgttaaactgaaaGGGAAGCACAGGAACAcacttaacatcagcatgttagctttgTCATTGTGATCATGTTAGCATTCAGATCCATGCAACACACAGTACAGCCTCAtagagctgctaacatggctgcAGGCTTTTAGTCTGTTTCTTTGTATCAGACTTTACTTGTTAAAGAACAATACAGggttttcttctctgtaaaGCTAATATGCTGTTAAAGGGACCCTTAACCTGCCATTAGACAGTTCAGGATGTAATTTGAATGTCTACTATTGGTTTTGCATAAAAATCAATGGTTTTAGACTGATCTGTGGTTGTTTAAAAACCTGTCTCATGATGTTGTACTGAAAGAAGTCTATTTAATACACTAATGACCATTCAGAGCTGAAATATTGCAGCAAAGTTTTTCGATGCCTTGCTTCCCACAAACAAGGCCTTGTTTCATCATATCAcggctggttttgttttcaggatGTTCTTGTCAATCTGTCGCAGTGTTTAAAAGCAGAACCTTAAACTTTAAAACTAATGTAACCATTATTTAATAGAATAATTCAATTTCCATTCATTGAAACAGCATTTGACCTCCTCTATAAATGCAGTACCAGAGTTTGCCCAGCAGGTGTCACTACATCACTTTACATCGTGACAGTGGAGCAGCGCTTCAGAAAGTTTTCCCTGGCCACCACTGAAACTGATGAGTAGTGTATTATCCTATCTGAGATCCAGATTGTAAAATAGcactattttcttttattccatAACTCATTCCCTGATTTCATCGTAGAGGAAACACAAGTCGGGCACACTAACCTGTGGGAGGTGGCGATGGCCTGTCGTGCGTCCCAAAGGTAGTGGAGGTAGTTTACATCCATCAGAAAGTCTGAACCTCGACAGTAGCCAACGCTGTCTGACACTGACAGCTCTGACACGGACAGAAAGCTGACGTTAGTATACACGCATGTGAAAGTGTGTATGAACTCGTGCATGTGTGAGTCGCACTGACCTGCTCCTTTGGGCCAGTGGATGTGCTCagagtgcgagtgtgtgttgGCGTTGTGGATGTACACGGGGCACCAGGAGGGCATGAGGAGCAGGAAGGAGGCGGCGCTGGAGGAGTAACAGTCTCTCTGCTTTAAGGAGGAACGTTGCTTCCTGCTCAGGTGGCTGCAGGGAATCAGATACCTgaggagacaaagacacaccCCGCTCAGTCCCAGCATGCATCCAGAATTCATTTACAGTCACATGTCAACAAGCATCCTCCCTGGGAGatacataaatatttatgcAATCAAATCCTGTGGCGATTTCTATCATCCTGATCTTGGTGCTAAATGATTGGCCACTACATCAAcaatattaaaggtcccatattgtataaaagtAGATCTCCATGTCTCTTTGCTTTTGAGATcgtttttggttcttaaaaccacaaatatatcttcttatgaatatcaaaacagtaattaaaacacaggaaaagtgaaaaatatggGATCTTTGCTGTAATGTCCCATGAGCAGTGATGGATCTATTTTGTATCACATTAACTGAGTTCTTATTTGTGACTAACACACCAAAAACGCTGCTTATTTGCAGGTTAGGATAAGGTTTTTTAGTTAGCATTAATTATATTAGTCAGATTtctttcagtttaaaaaaaaaaaaagctttaatcCACATGTTCTGCTTCTTTTTGTGCAGATAAGAAAGTCCTGTGTCCTGTGAGACGAGACAGAACAGATGAAAGAGACTAAGATTTAACTAAATCTCAGAGTTAGTCCAGTACATGCTGCCGAGAAAAACAGTTTGACCATTTATTTTTGAGCCTGTCAGACCGACCTGAACACCAGCTGCAGCATGACGTCTTCACAGAACAGACCGATCAGAGTCCTGAACAGAGCCAGCGACACCGTACCCAACTGACGGACACaccaaaggtcagaggtcatcttACTTGTTCGGCTAAAGAATCAATCAAATATCAGACTGCGATCCATTGTTACCGTCACCTGAAAAGGTGTGTTGACCCTGCTGACCAGCGTGTCCAGTATGTGCACGTTGTCGTGCGTGTGCAGCAGGATGAAGGACAGGAAGGTCTGCAGGAGGGCGGGCTCAGAGATGGAGCGCAGGAACAGGTCCAGGTACGCTGTTGTGgtcatcacctcctccaccgtcagctacacacacacagaaatgttaaTGTAGGAGTGAAATAACTGAATAACAAAGTATTCAATCACCATTACATGAGCTTTATTTACAACCTGGTGAGAATACTATAAACATGGATTTTCAACTGggaaacaaacattcacatctGCCCTCTAGAGGTAATCACATGTAGGACAAGTGGGAATCTCCTGCCTGCTGTAATTTGTTCTTTTGTACATTTTGGGTCAGCGGTGAAAAGAACAATTTACTCAAGtgttcttctttgttttatctgaagtgttgatccataagaagatatttgaTTAGAtataagaaccaaaaaccatctcagtgtagttttctGACAGGTGTTGTTCTGCTGCCTTGTTGTAAttttactttaagtacattttgttgataaaaCTGATGGAATAGTGCCTCAGtcacattttgaatgcaggccTTTAACGTGTAGTTGACTAAATATCTAAATCCAAATCCTCAGTCAACACCAACAGGAGTTATCAGGAAATACAGTGGCTGATAGCGACGCTACCTTGTGAAGAGCAGGAGCCAGAACAGGCACCAGGAAGCCGTTGTAGATGTAACCCAGCAACTGAGACCGGATGGAGGGATGAGCAACCTGAGAGGAACAGATGAAGACAGGCAGAGTGATGAatccttctttttatttttaaatagccattgtgtgtgtgtgtgtgtgtgtctgtttgtttgtacattACCTTGGTAACAGCACTACAGAAGTCCAGCGAGTGCAGGAAGTGGACGAGAGCTGGAACCTGTTGACCCAAACATCAGGTAAGAGGGACGTCATCGTTCAGACAGTTAATctataaattaataaatcacTTCACTGAACCAATATATATTTTGATTCATTCAGACgtattattttttgtatttatacattttttataactCAAGAAATGTTGGTCTGTTCACCACTGTGGTCCGGACTGAAATAAAATGGATCTTACTTCATTTGCAGACTCAGATccgctcattcattcatttatttcattctgtCGCTCATTAGCTGTGTGGTCGTCATGGTTACCTGTTGCCAGTCGGCCTGGTCCAGACAGTGCCAGTCCTCGCTGTAAACCTGCAGCCTGGCCGGGAGAGACGAGTACAGACCAGACAGACCTGTGGCCAGcacctgtgaacacacacacacacacacggacacaggTAAGCTGTGCACAAACGCATGAACACACACGTTCCAGTTTAGATCAGTGTGTTCTTTTTatacagagaagagaaagagtgcAGTTACAAACAAAGGAGGGACAGgaaggaaatgtgtgttttcattgatAAAGTGACGATTCATtaaagtttgactttttatcttAAACAAAATCTTCCTCCCAGCAGCTTtaagtcttctcatctaactctgcaagaaagcaaatctATTCCTCAGAAAGATGAACTATTTCTtaaacaagagaggagagagagagggaagacgacaggaaagaaaagctggaggggaggagaaggaaaaaaagaggagagaggagaacaaaggaggagaagacagtAGAAAGCAACATTGTTAACgtcaacataaacaacaataacagcGGCGGCGGTCAAACAGCTGCAGTCTCAAGTCTCGCTAACAATCAGGCAGCCGTCCAATCACGTGCAGACTTGCTAATCCCTCCCTGTGTGCGAGCCAATCTCACACTGATTTACTAATCTGCTCTCTGCATAAAGATTGAGGTCAGAGTGTGGTCACATGGGCTtaaatctgacacacacacacacacacacacacacacacaggtggctTTGCTCGCCCTTTCacctaaacacagacacacaaacagtcaaagCTGAAACTGGCGGTGATGGAGCCAACATGGCCGACACAGGGAGTGCAGACACCTGTATACAGAGAGTGCTTCTCGGCCTTCAGAAACATCAGGTATCTCATTAATGacactcccatcagcctcagctgtacttagcatttaatgctaattagcacatgTTAAAAACCTTCTCCCTGTAGCTtcatttg
It encodes:
- the LOC130164514 gene encoding FHF complex subunit HOOK-interacting protein 1A-like: MMASVVVGGNRKKSLTLRGVDPETCMIVFKNHWAQVVKILEKHEPGRSGTGALSFLSGHASSSSSSSSSSSSGGGGSGALRLGPIPADEASAVQNYVEHMLFLLMEEEAGQGGAMGPILEFVVLEGVMERLFLWSLRRQFTEDMKLEQLRMYQMLLSQAKQPLLHHKPVLRPLMMLLASCAGAGTDSGGVVEAELVLLLYQLCVALVKDPSVLELFFHTSEDQGAANFLLFSLLIPYTHRQGSVGQQARDALLLIMSLSASEPRVAHHIGENTYFCPVLATGLSGLYSSLPARLQVYSEDWHCLDQADWQQVPALVHFLHSLDFCSAVTKVAHPSIRSQLLGYIYNGFLVPVLAPALHKLTVEEVMTTTAYLDLFLRSISEPALLQTFLSFILLHTHDNVHILDTLVSRVNTPFQLGTVSLALFRTLIGLFCEDVMLQLVFRYLIPCSHLSRKQRSSLKQRDCYSSSAASFLLLMPSWCPVYIHNANTHSHSEHIHWPKGAELSVSDSVGYCRGSDFLMDVNYLHYLWDARQAIATSHRACRLWSAPYDGINPSSEEYQSDTPGDDVEDEEEIVQRVKSDSISSLVITPPPSALSPTPSSSDTISMGNQAGRASSALELEWDDIFADDDPSSSALINTGLANGGVTAPPPLPPQHIQEMRRSAIKLVHGSYVEESEFEDDVLVYDLVAQKDTKAALLERLMAANRRARGGSTSNGQRVSTGVSTATITTMLTTTGRTVMETVNSIMTSRRRSEDGGKEERSRSEDYGKEVRWSEDCGKEIGRRKEEEEDEKNRTDVQVELKGNRVFTNGFNGKNHIIEECDDADEDAQVFKKSCNVSDFATVVNHKQTTHQQHVHHNTQRPKPCSVTNTLPNGHHQSDPVVSATKAKPTNLPGNKVAKNDDFLSQYHELMLSFGVEPDCDDITDNIGTFRKRVRALRQKLEEEEEGLGKELGFGSSWDDGEEEGEEEAMEEEDEEEEGEETGSSGKKGSSRHGVPFTGPFISVLLSRLENLLENSIAVNLLVTGILAQLASYPQPLLRSFLLSTDTTHNQPNVRTLYQVLLSVHAQIERYVAARPDYPALVTQAWRFLLAKDQDSKFRECLESQHGDIILDPSLPNGSVRNALALPPLGVLPPCPPIPPQAKSRVFAIVLYAEFLKELAAIAQEHSIALDCSAEE